CGCTCGCGGCTATGACGTCGCCGGGATCGAATTGAGCGAAATCGCTGTCTCGCACCTGTTTGCCGATCTCGGCGTGGAGCCACAGATCACTGATCTCCGCAAGCTCAACCGGTATACGGCCAAGCATATCGACATCTTCCAGGGAGATATCTTCGAACTGTCTCGTGGGATACTGGGATCTGTTGATGCCGTGTATGACCGAGCGGCATTGGTCGCACTCACAGAGTCGATGCGGCCTCGATACACCGCCCACCTCACCTCGATCACCGCGACTGCGCCCCAATTGCTCATCAGCTACGAGTACGACCAATCCAAGCTCAACGGTCCTCCCTTCTCAGTCACCGGAGAAGAGGTCCACCAGCACTACGACGGCGCGTATCAGGTTACACTCCTTGAGAGTGTGCCCGTGCCCGGCGGGCTCAAGGGCCAATGCTCGGCGACGGAGCATGTTTGGCAACTGACTCAGCGGACCACCTCCATTTTTTAGGCGCCTTCTCGATAATGACATGAGGTACCACCGTCTGGCTCATGCAGTCTCGCTCATGTCCGAATCCGTCCTGACGTCGTGTCGTGCGACAGCCTGAACCGTCGAATGAGGCACGGCACGAATCGCACCCTGAACTCCCCCCTCCGACCACCGGTTGAGTGCTGTTACGTCGCCAGCGAAAAGCCTGACCAAGTCACGCTCCCGGTCCTATTCGTGACGTCTCATCCATGCCGCTCGTGATATCTCGTCAACATCTTGCGACTTCTCGCAATTGACGAAGTCTCGAGAGACCACTATCAGAGACATCCGTTGTGAACTACAGGCAATTGTTGGCGAAATGGATCGATCCTGCGTTGGCACGTAAGCTGCTATCTCTCAAACTCCGTGCGGAGTTGGAGAGCGGCCGGACCCAGGATGGACGGGAAGACAATCGGATTCGTCCACAGCTCTCGACTCTACTGATGAATCCTGGGAAGTCTTGTACAACCTTTCGCATTGCAAGAAGGAGGATGCTATGCCGACACAGACCGAAGTTCACACTGTCAACGGGATCAACGTGGAGACCCT
Above is a genomic segment from Nitrospira sp. containing:
- the tpm gene encoding thiopurine S-methyltransferase, with the translated sequence MDASFWQQRWERNEIAFHTAEANPLLLKHWPALALSPGRRVFVPLCGKSLDLGWLLARGYDVAGIELSEIAVSHLFADLGVEPQITDLRKLNRYTAKHIDIFQGDIFELSRGILGSVDAVYDRAALVALTESMRPRYTAHLTSITATAPQLLISYEYDQSKLNGPPFSVTGEEVHQHYDGAYQVTLLESVPVPGGLKGQCSATEHVWQLTQRTTSIF